A part of Candidatus Electrothrix aestuarii genomic DNA contains:
- the frr gene encoding ribosome recycling factor gives MSNAVVEQARENMEERIDSLKRELTKIRTGRASRNLLDGIKVNAYGSTMPIDQVGTITVPESRMIVIQPWDPQMLAVLEKAIMTSDVGLTPANDGKVIRLNIPQLTEERRKELVKQVKKIAEEYKVGIRNERRDANDFFKKQKNDKEISEDDMFRYQDDVQKVTDEFIVRIDEIIAGKEKEVMEV, from the coding sequence ATGTCAAATGCGGTAGTAGAGCAGGCAAGAGAGAATATGGAGGAGAGAATCGACTCTCTGAAACGGGAGCTGACCAAGATTCGAACCGGGCGTGCCTCTCGCAATTTACTGGATGGTATTAAAGTGAATGCCTACGGCTCCACCATGCCTATCGATCAGGTCGGTACAATCACCGTTCCTGAAAGCCGGATGATTGTCATTCAGCCCTGGGACCCGCAGATGCTGGCCGTACTGGAAAAAGCCATCATGACCTCAGATGTCGGCCTGACGCCAGCCAATGACGGTAAAGTCATTCGCCTGAATATTCCCCAGCTCACCGAAGAGCGACGCAAGGAGCTGGTTAAGCAGGTCAAGAAGATTGCTGAAGAGTACAAGGTCGGCATACGCAACGAGCGGCGTGATGCCAATGATTTCTTTAAAAAGCAGAAAAATGATAAGGAAATTTCCGAAGACGATATGTTCCGTTATCAGGATGATGTACAAAAGGTCACTGATGAGTTCATTGTCCGAATTGATGAGATCATAGCAGGGAAAGAAAAAGAGGTTATGGAGGTATAA
- a CDS encoding isoprenyl transferase: MDETRYPEPLPQHVAIIMDGNGRWAQKRHRPRLFGHKAGADSVRVAVETAREVGIRHLTLYAFSTENWQRPGLEVKGLMGLLKNYLKSELDNMKKNGVRLECFGQKYRLPDDVRDMLDKVIAETRECSKLRLNLCLSYGSRAEMIGAMQEIGRKCSAGELQPEDIDDQLFSDHLYSTGQPDPDLLIRTSGEQRLSNFLLWQLSYAELYFTDVKWPEFRRDQFLEALEQYAGRQRRFGKTGAQVEE, encoded by the coding sequence ATGGATGAAACTCGTTATCCTGAGCCGTTGCCCCAACATGTGGCCATTATCATGGATGGTAATGGCCGCTGGGCCCAAAAACGGCATCGTCCCCGCCTGTTTGGTCATAAGGCGGGAGCGGATTCTGTTCGTGTAGCTGTTGAGACCGCTCGTGAGGTCGGGATCAGGCATCTGACCCTGTATGCTTTTTCCACAGAGAATTGGCAGCGCCCTGGCCTGGAAGTGAAGGGACTCATGGGGCTGCTGAAGAATTACTTGAAGTCCGAGTTGGACAATATGAAGAAAAACGGCGTACGACTGGAGTGCTTTGGCCAGAAGTATCGCCTCCCGGATGATGTTCGGGATATGCTGGATAAAGTCATTGCTGAAACAAGGGAATGCAGCAAACTGCGCCTGAATCTCTGTCTCAGCTACGGTTCTCGGGCGGAGATGATCGGGGCTATGCAGGAGATAGGCCGTAAATGTTCGGCTGGTGAGCTGCAACCTGAAGATATTGATGATCAGCTCTTCAGTGATCATCTCTATTCCACAGGGCAGCCAGACCCAGACCTGCTGATCAGAACCAGCGGAGAGCAACGGCTTTCCAATTTTCTTCTCTGGCAGCTTTCCTATGCAGAGCTGTATTTCACTGATGTGAAATGGCCGGAATTTCGTAGAGACCAGTTTCTAGAGGCCTTGGAGCAGTACGCAGGACGTCAGAGACGCTTTGGGAAGACTGGAGCGCAGGTGGAGGAGTGA
- a CDS encoding integration host factor subunit alpha — translation MSESNGTKGNVTRKELAIAINKELDLSQRNSAELVDTIFASMKETLVSGESLKLVQFGTLTVRDKSPRRGRNPRTGESMTITKRKMVSFRPSKRLRELLNQ, via the coding sequence ATGAGCGAATCCAACGGAACAAAGGGCAATGTCACCCGAAAAGAGCTGGCTATTGCAATTAACAAGGAACTTGATCTGTCACAGCGTAATTCTGCTGAGCTGGTTGATACGATCTTTGCCTCTATGAAAGAGACCCTGGTCAGCGGGGAATCACTGAAGCTGGTTCAGTTTGGTACCCTGACCGTGCGGGATAAATCTCCGCGTCGTGGACGCAACCCCCGCACCGGTGAGTCCATGACAATCACCAAACGGAAAATGGTTTCTTTCCGCCCCTCTAAGCGCCTGCGTGAGTTGCTGAATCAGTAA